A stretch of Paracoccus sp. N5 DNA encodes these proteins:
- the mnmG gene encoding tRNA uridine-5-carboxymethylaminomethyl(34) synthesis enzyme MnmG: protein MKQFDVVVIGGGHAGVEAAMASARMGAETALVTLRLEDLGTMSCNPAIGGLGKGHLVREVDALDGVMGRLADAAGIQFRLLNRRKGPAVQGPRAQADRQLYRSAAQAVVISQPNLSLVTGEVAELLHEKGQIHGVRLADGRELAARQVVLTTGTFLNGLIHIGDVTRQAGRWGDPASQSLAASLRPLNLPLGRLKTGTPPRLERHSIDWDILEQQPGDEEPVVFSYLNSGPQVRQISCSITHTNAGTHRIIQDNLSRSAMYGGRIDGVGPRYCPSIEDKVVRFADKESHQIFLEPEGLDSHLVYPNGISTSLPEEVQLAYVRSIRGLEDAVIAQPGYAVEYDYVDPRALTPSLQVRSLAGLFLAGQINGTTGYEEAAAQGLVAGLNAALLAQGRPAQVFSRSQSYIGVMIDDLVTRGVSEPYRMFTSRAEFRLSLRADNADQRLTPLGLEIGCVGQVRRDAFTEKMRRYSAARTRAEAVSFTPTELARLGLEVRRDGARRSVFALLAQQEFSTEQVMQLDEQLAREDRSILMQLATDALYQQYTQRQERDAEMLRKEEAVRIPENFDYAAISGLSNELKAKLQLFRPQTLAAAGHIEGMTPAALTLILALVRAEQRRSA, encoded by the coding sequence GTGAAACAATTCGATGTCGTAGTAATTGGTGGCGGCCATGCCGGGGTCGAGGCGGCAATGGCTTCGGCCCGCATGGGCGCGGAGACGGCGCTGGTTACGCTGCGCCTGGAAGACCTTGGCACGATGTCTTGCAATCCGGCGATCGGCGGTCTGGGCAAGGGCCATCTGGTGCGTGAAGTGGACGCGCTGGACGGCGTCATGGGCCGACTGGCTGATGCTGCCGGGATCCAGTTTCGCTTGCTGAACCGCCGCAAGGGGCCGGCGGTGCAAGGCCCGCGCGCTCAGGCGGATCGCCAACTTTACCGTTCTGCCGCCCAGGCGGTTGTGATCTCGCAGCCCAATCTTTCGCTTGTCACGGGCGAGGTGGCCGAGTTGCTGCATGAGAAAGGGCAGATTCACGGTGTCCGGCTGGCCGACGGCAGAGAACTCGCCGCCCGGCAAGTGGTGCTGACGACAGGAACATTCCTGAATGGGCTCATCCATATCGGCGATGTAACGCGCCAAGCAGGCCGCTGGGGCGATCCGGCTTCGCAATCCCTTGCCGCCTCGCTTCGCCCGCTGAATTTGCCTTTGGGGCGCCTGAAGACTGGCACGCCACCAAGGCTCGAACGGCACAGCATCGACTGGGATATTCTCGAGCAGCAGCCCGGGGACGAAGAGCCGGTCGTATTCTCCTATTTGAACAGCGGCCCGCAAGTGCGGCAGATCAGTTGCTCGATTACCCATACCAACGCCGGGACGCACCGGATCATACAGGATAATCTGAGCCGCTCTGCGATGTATGGCGGCCGCATCGACGGGGTTGGGCCGCGCTATTGCCCTTCAATCGAGGATAAGGTCGTCCGCTTCGCCGACAAGGAATCTCACCAGATTTTTCTGGAGCCTGAGGGCTTGGACAGTCACCTCGTCTATCCCAACGGCATTTCGACCTCGTTGCCTGAGGAAGTCCAGCTGGCTTATGTCCGCTCCATTCGGGGGCTTGAGGACGCAGTCATCGCGCAGCCCGGTTATGCCGTCGAATATGACTATGTCGACCCCCGCGCCTTGACGCCGAGTTTGCAAGTCAGATCGCTGGCCGGTCTGTTCTTGGCAGGACAGATCAACGGTACGACGGGATATGAGGAAGCCGCGGCACAGGGGCTCGTCGCCGGATTGAATGCGGCCCTGCTTGCGCAAGGCCGGCCGGCCCAGGTCTTCAGTCGTTCGCAAAGCTACATCGGCGTCATGATCGACGATCTGGTGACACGCGGGGTCAGCGAACCCTATCGCATGTTTACGTCCCGGGCCGAGTTCAGACTTTCCCTGCGCGCGGATAATGCCGACCAGCGCCTTACGCCGTTGGGACTGGAGATCGGCTGCGTCGGACAGGTCCGACGCGACGCCTTCACCGAAAAGATGCGGCGGTATTCTGCGGCGCGAACCCGTGCCGAAGCTGTCAGCTTCACGCCCACCGAATTGGCGCGGTTGGGCCTGGAGGTTCGGCGTGATGGAGCCCGGCGCAGTGTGTTTGCCTTGCTCGCGCAGCAGGAGTTTTCGACAGAGCAGGTTATGCAGCTGGATGAACAGCTTGCGCGCGAAGACCGGAGCATCCTCATGCAATTGGCAACCGACGCGCTGTATCAGCAATATACGCAGCGGCAGGAACGTGACGCAGAGATGCTTCGCAAGGAGGAAGCCGTGCGCATCCCGGAGAATTTCGACTATGCCGCGATTTCTGGGCTTTCCAACGAACTCAAGGCGAAGCTGCAACTTTTCCGCCCGCAAACCTTAGCGGCAGCGGGACATATCGAGGGGATGACGCCCGCCGCCTTGACGCTCATTCTAGCGCTCGTTCGGGCCGAGCAGCGGCGCAGTGCATGA
- the mnmE gene encoding tRNA uridine-5-carboxymethylaminomethyl(34) synthesis GTPase MnmE, which translates to MDTIFAEATPPGRGGVSVVRLSGPQARSAVESLAGPLAQPRLAVLRPLRDGDDLIDRALVIWFAEGHSFTGEEVAELHLHGAPVIANRLTEALLQRGLRRADPGEFTRRAFLNGRMDLAEAEGLADLLSAETEAQRRLAMRATEGELSKKADSLRASLIRAGALVEASIDFADEEVPDDIPDEVFQIVEAVQTEIRQMLARYPATERLRQGYEVAIIGPPNAGKSTLLNRIGQRDVALVSDIAGTTRDILELRTDLRGLPVTFLDTAGLRESQDVIEAMGISRARARAEAADLRIHLSPEGMTSEILGPDDLVVRSKSDLSRAEGLSISAVTGEGVAELLDLVYDRLRIRAADSGLISHKRQAEALERALDALQLPMRSPEFVAESLRQAIQALAAMIGRIGAEDYLDEIFSSFCIGK; encoded by the coding sequence GTGGACACGATCTTTGCCGAGGCGACGCCTCCCGGCCGGGGGGGCGTTTCCGTTGTTCGTCTGAGCGGTCCGCAGGCGCGATCCGCGGTGGAATCGCTTGCCGGTCCGCTGGCGCAACCGCGCCTGGCCGTTTTACGGCCATTGCGGGACGGGGACGATCTGATCGACCGCGCCTTGGTGATCTGGTTTGCGGAAGGCCACAGCTTCACCGGTGAAGAGGTCGCGGAACTGCATCTGCATGGCGCGCCGGTCATTGCGAACCGATTGACCGAGGCCCTGTTGCAACGCGGCCTTCGGCGCGCCGACCCCGGCGAGTTCACCCGGCGGGCCTTCCTGAACGGACGGATGGATCTGGCCGAGGCCGAAGGTCTGGCGGACTTGCTTTCTGCCGAAACCGAGGCGCAACGCCGCTTGGCCATGCGCGCCACCGAGGGCGAGCTGAGCAAAAAGGCGGATAGCCTGCGAGCCAGCTTGATCCGCGCCGGCGCCCTGGTCGAGGCCAGCATCGACTTTGCCGATGAGGAGGTTCCGGACGACATTCCCGACGAGGTGTTTCAAATCGTCGAGGCGGTCCAGACGGAAATCCGGCAGATGCTGGCTCGCTATCCCGCAACCGAGCGCTTGCGGCAAGGATATGAAGTGGCGATCATCGGGCCTCCGAATGCCGGGAAATCGACGCTGCTCAACCGGATCGGGCAGAGAGACGTCGCGCTGGTGTCGGATATTGCTGGAACGACGCGCGATATTCTTGAACTGCGCACCGACCTTCGCGGCCTGCCGGTCACATTTCTGGATACGGCCGGGCTGCGCGAAAGCCAGGATGTCATCGAGGCCATGGGCATTTCCCGTGCCAGAGCCCGCGCCGAGGCCGCGGACCTGCGCATCCATCTTTCGCCGGAAGGAATGACGAGCGAAATTTTGGGGCCGGATGACCTTGTGGTGCGCTCAAAGAGCGATCTTTCACGGGCTGAGGGGCTGTCAATCTCTGCAGTGACCGGGGAAGGGGTCGCAGAACTTCTCGACCTAGTTTATGATCGGTTGCGAATCCGGGCGGCTGATTCCGGCTTGATCAGTCACAAACGTCAGGCGGAAGCGCTGGAGCGCGCTCTTGATGCGCTTCAGCTGCCCATGCGGTCGCCTGAGTTCGTTGCCGAATCGCTTCGGCAGGCCATTCAAGCCCTGGCGGCGATGATTGGCCGGATCGGCGCGGAAGATTATCTGGACGAGATCTTCAGCTCGTTCTGCATCGGAAAGTAG
- the rho gene encoding transcription termination factor Rho encodes MTEERLNLSDLKAKSPADLLSMAEEWEIENASTMRKGEMMFSILKEHAEEGYDIGGDGVLEVVQDGFGFLRSTEANYLPGPDDIYVSPDMIRQHALRTGDTVEGVIRAPGENERYFALTKVERINFEDPEKARHKVAFDNLTPLYPNERLKMEIEDPTIKDRSARIIDLVAPIGKGQRSLIVAPPRTGKTVLLQNIAHSIANNHPECYLIVLLIDERPEEVTDMQRSVKGEVVSSTFDEPASRHVAVSEMVIEKAKRLVEHKRDVVILLDSITRLGRAFNTVVPSSGKVLTGGVDANALQRPKRFFGAARNIEEGGSLTIIATALIDTGSRMDEVIFEEFKGTGNSEIVLDRKVADKRVFPAMDILKSGTRKEELLVDSKDLQKTYLLRRILNPMGTTDAIEFLISKLKQTKTNSEFFDSMNA; translated from the coding sequence ATGACCGAAGAACGTCTTAACCTGTCCGATCTCAAGGCCAAGAGCCCGGCCGACCTGCTGTCGATGGCCGAGGAATGGGAGATCGAGAACGCCTCGACCATGCGCAAGGGCGAGATGATGTTCTCGATCCTCAAGGAGCATGCCGAAGAAGGTTACGACATCGGCGGCGACGGCGTCCTGGAAGTGGTGCAGGACGGTTTCGGCTTCCTGCGCTCGACCGAGGCGAACTATCTGCCTGGTCCCGACGACATCTATGTCAGCCCCGACATGATCCGCCAGCACGCGCTGCGCACCGGCGACACTGTCGAGGGCGTGATCCGCGCGCCGGGCGAGAACGAGCGCTACTTCGCCCTGACCAAGGTCGAGCGGATCAATTTCGAGGATCCGGAAAAGGCGCGCCACAAGGTCGCCTTCGACAACCTGACGCCGCTTTATCCGAACGAGCGTCTGAAGATGGAAATCGAGGATCCGACGATCAAGGATCGCTCGGCCCGGATCATCGACCTGGTGGCGCCGATCGGCAAGGGCCAGCGCTCGCTGATCGTGGCGCCGCCGCGGACCGGCAAGACCGTGCTGCTGCAGAACATCGCGCATTCGATCGCCAACAACCATCCGGAGTGCTATCTGATCGTGCTGCTGATCGACGAGCGGCCGGAAGAAGTGACCGACATGCAGCGCTCGGTCAAGGGCGAGGTGGTTTCCTCGACCTTCGACGAACCGGCCAGCCGGCACGTCGCCGTGTCCGAGATGGTGATCGAAAAGGCCAAGCGCCTGGTCGAGCACAAGCGAGATGTGGTGATCCTGCTTGATTCGATCACCAGGCTTGGTAGGGCCTTCAATACCGTGGTGCCGAGCTCGGGCAAGGTGCTAACTGGTGGTGTCGATGCCAACGCCTTGCAGCGTCCGAAGCGGTTCTTCGGCGCGGCGCGGAATATCGAGGAAGGCGGCTCGCTGACCATCATTGCCACGGCGCTGATCGACACCGGCTCGCGCATGGACGAGGTGATCTTCGAGGAATTCAAGGGCACCGGCAACAGCGAGATCGTGCTGGACCGCAAGGTCGCCGACAAGCGCGTGTTCCCGGCCATGGACATCCTGAAATCCGGCACCCGGAAAGAGGAACTTCTGGTCGATTCCAAGGACTTGCAGAAGACCTACCTGCTGCGCCGCATCCTGAACCCGATGGGCACCACGGATGCGATCGAGTTCCTGATCTCGAAGCTGAAGCAGACCAAGACCAACAGCGAATTCTTCGATTCGATGAACGCCTGA